In Chryseobacterium shigense, the following proteins share a genomic window:
- a CDS encoding patatin-like phospholipase family protein has protein sequence MNFERTGLVLSGGGTKGIAHAGVLKFLNEKNIEVDVLSCCSAGSIVGCLHAVGKTPDEILEFFNSVYFFNWKHFTFNQPGLVSSIIFRNYLKPIFHDMKLGDLEKEVKIVATELVSGTQKIFDENFKVMDAIIASCSIPGVTTPYIIGEEMYCDGGVLNNFPADIIRDECDKLIGVFVSPPHDIDIKDLKSIKAIVSRSYDLLSYRIEKGKFDYCDWFITSQKLSSYGTFERRKDRLEEIFNVGYKAAEESYETSRFSTQLRQSGT, from the coding sequence GCCCATGCAGGAGTTTTAAAATTCTTGAACGAAAAAAATATAGAAGTTGATGTACTGTCATGCTGCAGTGCCGGGTCTATTGTGGGATGTCTTCATGCTGTAGGAAAAACGCCGGATGAAATCCTGGAATTCTTCAATTCGGTTTATTTTTTCAACTGGAAACATTTTACTTTCAATCAGCCGGGACTGGTTTCTTCCATAATTTTCAGGAACTATCTTAAGCCTATTTTTCACGACATGAAACTGGGAGATTTGGAAAAAGAGGTGAAAATTGTTGCAACAGAGCTGGTTTCCGGAACCCAGAAAATTTTTGATGAAAATTTTAAAGTCATGGATGCCATCATTGCTTCATGTTCCATTCCGGGGGTTACAACACCTTACATTATTGGTGAGGAAATGTACTGTGACGGAGGTGTGCTGAATAATTTTCCGGCAGATATCATCAGGGATGAATGCGATAAACTTATAGGAGTTTTTGTTTCTCCGCCTCATGATATTGATATTAAAGATTTAAAATCGATCAAAGCTATTGTTTCCCGGTCTTACGACCTTCTTTCCTACAGGATAGAGAAGGGAAAATTCGATTACTGCGATTGGTTTATCACTTCCCAGAAACTCTCTTCATATGGTACTTTCGAAAGGAGAAAAGACCGCTTGGAAGAAATTTTCAATGTCGGCTATAAAGCTGCAGAAGAAAGCTATGAAACAAGCCGTTTCAGTACTCAATTGAGGCAGTCCGGGACATAA